Proteins encoded by one window of Ramlibacter tataouinensis:
- a CDS encoding DmsC/YnfH family molybdoenzyme membrane anchor subunit yields MNANPLQRLQTYWDWRAAGNFICGGAGAGLAVVTTVHAMDTPGARWIVAAGLALVGLGLFCVWLEIGRPLRALNVFLHLRSSWMSREAVAAVVLFLLGSGLVLGMPWRAWPTGIAALVFLYCQARILREARAIPAWRAPLTLPLVMLTGLAEGIGLFWLLAAWLRPEAFLMLPLAGMPIARGALWLVWRRQLERRASPVALRALDRNGRWLLGAGTVAPVTLAALGASGWLASPVAAAALALAGALVAGTGAAFKFCLITRASHHLGYSIPRMPVRGVVHTASH; encoded by the coding sequence ATGAACGCCAACCCCCTGCAGCGGCTGCAGACCTACTGGGACTGGCGCGCGGCCGGCAACTTCATCTGCGGCGGCGCCGGCGCCGGGCTGGCCGTGGTGACCACGGTGCACGCGATGGACACGCCCGGCGCGCGCTGGATCGTGGCCGCCGGGCTGGCGCTGGTCGGCCTGGGCCTGTTCTGCGTCTGGCTGGAGATCGGCCGGCCACTCCGGGCGCTGAACGTGTTCCTCCACCTGCGCAGCTCCTGGATGTCGCGCGAGGCGGTCGCCGCGGTCGTGCTGTTCCTGCTGGGCAGCGGGCTGGTGCTGGGCATGCCCTGGCGCGCCTGGCCGACCGGCATCGCGGCGCTGGTGTTCCTGTACTGCCAGGCGCGGATCCTGCGCGAGGCGCGCGCGATTCCGGCCTGGCGCGCGCCGCTCACGCTGCCGCTGGTGATGCTCACCGGGCTGGCCGAGGGCATCGGCCTGTTCTGGCTGCTGGCCGCCTGGCTGCGCCCGGAAGCCTTCCTCATGCTGCCGCTGGCCGGGATGCCGATCGCGCGCGGGGCCTTGTGGCTGGTGTGGCGGCGCCAGCTGGAACGCCGCGCCTCGCCGGTGGCGCTGCGCGCGCTCGACCGCAACGGCCGCTGGTTGCTGGGGGCCGGCACCGTCGCGCCGGTCACGCTGGCGGCGCTGGGCGCCAGCGGCTGGCTGGCCTCGCCAGTCGCGGCCGCGGCGCTGGCGCTGGCCGGCGCACTGGTCGCGGGCACCGGCGCCGCCTTCAAGTTCTGCCTCATCACCCGCGCCTCGCACCACCTGGGCTATTCAATCCCGCGCATGCCGGTGCGCGGGGTGGTGCACACCGCCTCCCACTGA
- a CDS encoding phenylacetate--CoA ligase family protein — protein sequence MDAASPTEAGREQRFLHAELETMPREKIAALQLRRLRDTLENAYAHVPPVRRRLDEAGVRPSDVRRLEDVALLPFTKKTDLRDNFPFGLFARPVAQLARLHASSGTTGKPTVVGYTRQDLDQWADLMARSLFAAGARPGDIVHNAYGYGLFTGGLGAHYGAERLGAVVVPVSGGGTERQVDLLQDFGARVLCSTPSYALAIAEAAEQQGVDLRRSRLRIGLFGAEPWSAAMRREIEARIGLKAVDVYGLSEIMGPGVACECECQDGLHGWEDHFLFEVIDPDTGVPVPEGQAGELVITTLTKQALPMLRYRTRDITRLTTERCACGRTHARILRITGRNDDMLIIRGVNVYPSQIEAVLVGRAMLAPHYQLVVTREGILDEVAIEVEAQPGVPADDYAHLGRDLAHHVKVHVGISTRVSVLEPGRVARSQGKAVRVRDLRPKES from the coding sequence ATGGATGCCGCCAGTCCCACCGAAGCCGGCCGCGAGCAGCGCTTCCTGCACGCCGAACTGGAGACGATGCCGCGCGAGAAGATCGCGGCGCTGCAGTTGCGCCGCCTGCGCGACACGCTGGAGAACGCGTACGCCCACGTGCCGCCGGTGCGCCGCAGGCTCGACGAAGCCGGCGTGCGCCCGTCGGACGTGCGCCGGCTGGAGGACGTGGCGCTGCTGCCCTTCACGAAGAAGACCGACCTGCGCGACAACTTCCCGTTCGGCCTGTTTGCGCGGCCGGTGGCGCAGCTGGCCCGCCTCCATGCCTCCTCCGGCACCACCGGCAAGCCCACCGTGGTGGGCTACACCCGCCAGGACCTGGACCAGTGGGCCGACCTGATGGCGCGCTCGCTGTTCGCGGCCGGCGCCCGGCCCGGCGACATCGTGCACAACGCCTACGGCTACGGCCTGTTCACCGGCGGCCTCGGCGCCCACTACGGCGCCGAGCGGCTGGGCGCGGTGGTGGTGCCGGTGTCCGGCGGCGGCACCGAACGCCAGGTCGACCTGCTGCAGGACTTCGGCGCCCGCGTGCTGTGCTCGACTCCCTCGTACGCACTGGCCATCGCCGAGGCGGCCGAGCAGCAGGGCGTGGACCTGCGCCGCAGCCGGCTGCGCATCGGCCTGTTCGGCGCCGAGCCCTGGAGCGCGGCCATGCGGCGCGAGATCGAGGCGCGCATCGGCCTGAAGGCCGTCGACGTCTACGGCCTGTCCGAGATCATGGGCCCCGGCGTGGCCTGCGAGTGCGAATGCCAGGACGGCCTGCACGGCTGGGAGGACCACTTCCTGTTCGAGGTGATCGACCCCGACACCGGGGTGCCGGTGCCCGAGGGCCAGGCCGGCGAGCTGGTGATCACCACCCTGACTAAGCAGGCGCTGCCCATGCTGCGCTACCGCACCCGCGACATCACCCGCCTGACCACCGAGCGCTGCGCCTGCGGCCGCACCCATGCGCGCATCCTGCGCATCACCGGCCGCAACGACGACATGCTGATCATCCGCGGCGTCAACGTCTATCCCTCGCAGATCGAGGCGGTGCTGGTCGGGCGCGCGATGCTGGCGCCGCACTACCAGCTGGTGGTCACCCGCGAGGGCATCCTGGACGAGGTGGCCATCGAGGTGGAGGCGCAACCGGGCGTGCCCGCCGACGACTACGCCCACCTGGGCCGCGACCTGGCCCACCACGTCAAGGTGCACGTCGGCATCAGCACCCGCGTCAGCGTGCTCGAGCCCGGCCGCGTCGCCCGCTCGCAAGGCAAGGCCGTCCGAGTGCGCGACCTCAGGCCAAAGGAATCCTGA
- a CDS encoding (2Fe-2S)-binding protein codes for MPHEVLTLEVNGRSQQVVAPGSALLLEVLRDKLGLTGTKQGCDGGECGACTVLVDGEPRLACITLARSVAGRRVETIEGLLRSGRMGRLQQAFHEKLGTQCGFCTPGMVMAAEGLLRREPDPTEAQIREALAGNLCRCTGYVKIVESVQAAAEPRP; via the coding sequence ATGCCACACGAAGTGCTCACGCTCGAAGTCAACGGCCGCAGTCAGCAGGTGGTGGCGCCAGGCAGCGCGCTGCTGCTGGAGGTGCTGCGCGACAAGCTGGGGCTGACCGGCACCAAGCAGGGCTGCGACGGCGGCGAATGCGGCGCCTGCACCGTGCTGGTGGATGGCGAGCCGCGGCTGGCCTGCATCACGCTGGCCCGCAGCGTCGCCGGGCGCCGGGTCGAGACCATCGAGGGGCTGCTGCGGTCGGGCCGCATGGGCCGGCTGCAGCAGGCTTTCCACGAGAAGCTCGGCACCCAGTGCGGCTTCTGCACGCCCGGCATGGTGATGGCGGCCGAGGGCCTGCTGCGGCGCGAGCCCGATCCGACCGAGGCGCAGATCCGCGAGGCGCTGGCCGGCAACCTGTGCCGCTGCACCGGCTACGTGAAGATCGTCGAATCGGTGCAGGCCGCCGCGGAGCCCCGGCCATGA